In Apium graveolens cultivar Ventura chromosome 10, ASM990537v1, whole genome shotgun sequence, the following are encoded in one genomic region:
- the LOC141689941 gene encoding uncharacterized protein LOC141689941 has translation MSKPSTLYLFLYNLLQAYGWGIALVKILSNLAETKSITGAYASAGQLICLLQTVAILETIHGAIGIVGSGVLMPLMQWGGRTHVLVAVAHGIKEVQEFSAVFIMLVSFCLVEVIRYSNYALNCFNMSPYFLTYLRYTVFIVLFPIGVISEMWLMYEALPFIKKKNIYAKLFAGLPFSYSDFVKVLLCVYPFLWLLLFVHMFKQRRSKLGKRHKKKRN, from the exons ATGTCAAAGCCTTCAACCCTTTATCTCTTCCTCTACAATTTGCTACAGGCATACGGATG GGGAATTGCATTGGTGAAAATTCTGAGTAATTTAGCGGAGACCAAATCAATCACTGGTGCTTATGCTTCTGCTGGACAACTTATAT GTCTGTTGCAAACTGTTGCAATCTTGGAAACTATCCATGGAGCAATTG GAATTGTTGGAAGTGGGGTACTAATGCCCCTAATGCAATGGGGAGGAAGGACTCATGTGCTTGTTGCGGTTGCTCATGGCATTAAAGAG GTCCAGGAGTTTTCAGCAGTTTTCATAATGCTTGTTTCTTTTTGCTTGGTTGAG GTTATAAGATACTCAAATTATGCTTTGAATTGCTTCAATATGTCTCCGTATTTCCTCACCTACCTCAG GTACACTGTGTTCATTGTCTTATTTCCTATTGGAGTTATTAGCGAAA TGTGGCTCATGTACGAAGCACTCCCGTTTATAAAGAAGAAGAACATTTATGCGAAATTGTTTGCCGGTCTCCCTTTTAGCTATTCAGATTTTGTCAAG GTTTTGCTTTGCGTGTACCCATTTCTTTGGCTGTTGCTTTTCGTGCATATGTTCAAGCAACGACGTTCAAAGTTGGGCAAACGCCATAAGAAGAAGAGAAACTGA